agaaagaagcaaacaaTATAGATGTGGAAATGACAGCAAAAACGATCCGTGGGAATAAAAACAGCCTTGCGCCCATCACTATGCCTGCCCGATTTGTTTTACTTTTCATTGAGGCTGAGTGGTAAAGAGAGTCTATCATGTGCATCCTCTCACAAAGATCATGAcgagttcttcttcttctccttctttccatctcAGCCGGAAAAGGATTGTAAAAATggtaataaaaagatttacaCAATAATCACTCTTTAAAGGGTgacccaaaaaaaaggaaaattggGGGAATAAAGAGTGTGTCACAGAGCATTGTACTTCAGtgatgagaaaagaaaaattgtgGAAAACAACAATGGGTTTGACAGAGGTCGGCCACATTATGGTAGCTTTTGTTCGTCCATTACATAGACTCCATCGATTTTTTGCATGTTTTCGGGGGTAGAAGGGGAAAAATgctggcaaaagaaaaaaaagaaaagaagggtgAAAAGGACAAAATGAATTAAAGAACGAAAGCCGCAATTCAATCTGTTATGCTCGCTCGCTtcgcgtttttttttttctttgcttttgctttgcttttgcttcggTCATGGAACAAAATGTGTCCCATGCAGGttcagaaaagagaaaggggggCAAATATAATCAGTCTGTCGTGTTCCAAAATTTGCCCCAGTCCATAATGAAAAAGAGATAGGGGATGCACTCAAATTctcaagaaaaacaaagatgAGTCAACCGAAAATGAAATAGGCCGTAGCAAGGGCTGGGGGGAGGGTTGGTAAAATCGATGTCTCGTGAATCATATcgtggaaaaagaaaagcataGTCGTCATCGCCCGTTTTATCATTTCGCTCCATccaaacaaaagaaaacgccGTTGCCTTGCGTCATCATCGTAAGTCAGTCCTGGTCGAATCGCTTGCCATAATTCTCTGGTGGTAGACGACTTCGAATATCGTGAGAGCGTCGCTGattgatggcggcggcggcaatcTTATTTTTAGTCATACTCGTGGACTTATAGACAGCGGTCACCTcgctgatgaagaggaggcaatCGAAGAATCGTAACCCAGGTTGCTAACCCTAGCAGAACGAAGGGCACGCTTCCTCTTATAGGCCCTATAGCCTTCCTTGAAGACGGAAAAGGATCGCAGCAATTCTTTGTCTGGATGGGGTGGTAACTGAATCTCGACAGCTTTGAGGCAGACGCGGAGATTTGTTAGCTCGTTGTCGTTTTCCTGCAGTTCGTCTTCCCTATAAAGTGTGTGAGTTCATGAATAAAATGAAATGCAATGCAAAATGCGAAAATGCATAGCGGAAAGTGAAAAGTGGGAACAAAAAGGTTGGCTTACAAATAAGTAATGCGATTCTGCAGGAAAATGATACGTTGGGCAGCACGCTCAGCCCGTTCAACCAACAACCTATGAATGTGCTGCGACGGTCCAGTCAGCATATATGTATTtacgtgtgtgtgtgtgtgtgtgtgtgtgagtgtgtgtgcGGAAATGAGAGTGGTGACGGAGACGAATGAGGAAAATGAGacgaaaataaaaatagagtgagatgaaatgaaatgagaggatgaagagaaaatacTCACGTCGGACTCTTCCTGGCGGGCTGTGAGATTGGTCACCACGGTGTCGAGCTCTTCATTCAGCTTTATCAACTCTCCAATGATCTTGTTGGACTGCGCCGCCGTCATTCCGCTTTTCGGTGGCggggcctcttcttcctccgaCTCGTCATGGCGATCATGATACATGATGGATGACGAGGGCGTGGGTGACATTTGGTCGGGAAAGCGATTGCGGAACAGAGATGACGGTGAGCTGAAAATGGCGCTGCTGTCCATGTCGCTGTTTCTGTTCTTGCGCACGGGTGTCTCCAGATTCAGCGGGCGAGGCTTTCGCGACAGCGGCGGGCTCCCATAGATGCTGCCTGTGctgatgccgccgccgagggcCTGCTCGATCTGGTTGACCTGGCTGTCCAGCGCCATGAGCTCTTCCATGCTGTCGCCGTACGTCAGACGCTGTGCCAGCATGCTGAGGCGTctcgccagctccagcttgccGGCCCGCACGTCGCCCTCGCGGCTGCGGGAGACGTCCAGCTCCCTTCGCAGGGGGCTCAGGACGCTGCTCCCCGAAAATGCATAGCTGGAGGACCCGACGCTGGGACTTGACCGcatcagcggcggcggcgtctcGGACCCGGCGAGGCTGTCTCGTctggtggcgctgctggtgctgcgagtgctctggctctggttgCTGACTCGGCGATGGAATGCGCTAGGGCTGGTCCGGCTGCCAGCGCTGGTGCCCGAGCTGGTGCGGCGCTTCATCGACTCGAGCACCTTTGGCCGCTCCTCGTCATGATCCCGTCGACCCATTGCGATATCTGCCAGGCGGCGTCGGGAACTCGAGAGCCTGCCTCACCGACTCTGAAATGTGTGGCGTCGCAGCAGCGCCCCGAAAAATAAGGCACAGCGAACTGCCGGGATATGGTTGGGCGTCGCTGTCCGGCCAGCCTCTCTCGTCGTGTGTGTCGAAGCCCCCCTCTCTTTGCGTCTCCTTGTTGTTGTCAATTGTCGGCTCCCCTCAGCACGCGGCACCGGGACGCCAGACGGGCGCAGCTGCGGAGGCTTGTCGTCGGAATCGAAGGTCGCTGGCGATGTcgaggatggcgatgaggacgaAAATGCCCATTGGCCTCTGGGGAGGTTTGTGACTAAAAGTGACACTCTTAGCCGCCTCTCCCTAATTCAGGCCGTTTGGCGGGTTGGCAGGATTTTGGGGGAGGAGTTTGGCTCAGGTACAAGGCACGGGTACATCCAGGCCTGGCGGCGGATCAATGGGGCCCCGGAGCTCCGTGCTCGCAAACAAGGATTTGACAAGTCATCACGCACCACACGCAAAACCGTGTGCAGGGATGGATAAGCAGCGCGCCGGCAGACACCagaaaaattaattaaattaatccAGCGTTTTGTTTGCCTGGCCTCGCGCTCGGACTGGTTCGCAACCGGTTCGCACCGCCACACCCTCTCGCTGCGTGCATGAGAAGCGCGCCACACGTTCGACGGTGAGAGGCCGGCCGCCTGCTATCGCGCATTAGCTGGCACCAGCGATGAGAGTCAAATCCTGCGTCAGCCAGACTGCCTGGGCTGGCACGAGGCTGTCATTGGTAGACGGGCTCTGTCCCATCAGAAAGCATGCGGTTGGACGGGCAACTCGATGCAGAGACTGCCATGTGATGGCTTTGGCCGCCTTTGccacatgtatgtatgtattcaAGCTGCGTGGCGTCGCTGGTTCGATATATCGTGATATGACGTGAAAGATGACGAGCCGAGGGGCGGGAGAAAAGAggtgagaaggagaagcgacATTTTCAGGCACACGAAGGACACgatgaaaggagaagaaggaatagagagagaagaaagcagcgcCCAGGCAGATGGACGCGTTAACGCTGCTGGCGCTATACATTGCTAGCTATTCACGCTTTGCCAACCACCCAATTTCGTTAATGCCGGGATCCCCTCTAAGGAGGCGTCCCAACCACGTCCGCACCTCATGGCCGCCCAAAAACCTCCAGCCGCGATGCTCTGAATTATATGCAGCGTGCTGTAGGTGAGGTCGCAGACAAGGCATGCAATGGCCCAGCCACGTTTTGCTGGCATCACATCATACCGTATCATCTGTGTACATGGCTGGACGGGGCGGCGATACGCCCTCACCTAGCCACATGCACTCTACTGCACGGCACACAGCATTTCATCAGCAATCTCCAACAAGAAAACGGAGCTGTAAATACTGTACCAACTGCTATGGTGGGGCTCAAGTGGTGCCTGATTTTTCCAATTAAATGGGCATTTTGTCGTGCAGGATTTACGGCATCAAAAAAGCTCCTGGCACCTACTCTACACTACATACATGTGCTTGGACTTACATTGGACGACATTCGTGCTTTCGGCAATGGCGCTTCAACATGCAAGCGCCGTACATCAGAGACCAGCACTTGGTACACCGTATTCTCAAAATACGTGCTAGCATATGCCCTGCTTTATACGCTGTGCCCCTCCATCGAATAAGATACCCAGAGATTTCTGCAGCAAGGGGCGGCCGCATGAGGCACAAGCCCCTATGCACTTACATATAGAAGCGAAGCTTTTGCAGACGGCTAATACCGTAGAAGCAGTATTAGTGCTGCCTGCCCCAGCCAGCCGTGGGGAATGACGACGCAGGAGTAGGTACAAGCACGAATGGGAGCTCTCGTAGCGTCCAGCACAGCAGCTTAGCAAAAACGCAACACCGCTGTTTTGCTGCGGCAGAGGCGgatgctggtgatgctgatgccaatGCAGATGCCCCTTCGTTGCGACTCATTCGGGTAATGGATGATCCGCTATGGGAACAGGCTAAGCCGGATCACCTCTAGTAGTTTATCAGCTGCCAAAGACGCATCCaaggagaagacaaaaaaaatcagcGACGCAAAATGAACATGCATACACAAATAGAAATATAGCGCTAAAGTGTGTAAAAGGTCTCCATTTTATATAACATCCagtatataggtatatgtgATAGGAGTGATGGAAATGGTAGAGGCAACAGAGTAGCAGCGTACGTAACAGCTTTGATGAGTGAAATGCTGCCTtacaagctgctgcaaacTCTGACGCTGTAAAGGTCGTTGTTGATTGGAGAAGGCGGTTATCAACGCCTCGTCGCGTTATTTAGCATTATTGCAAGGCATCCCGATACACCAAGAAACGGTTCCGATACCCATCCGCCAaagcaagaaagaaaatcgaGCATTCAGTCAACAGATTTCAAGTTCAAAGTCGCCGCAGAAAAGCAGGAAGATGGAAATTAAGTTCCGTACTGGCCTGAGACTACAGAATTTCATTAACATGTAGCTGTAATTCAGGGGAGCCTCAAGACTAACTATTTACATATAGGTACCTTAACCTATAGGTGTAACTGCTTCTGTCTTGAAATACTAcctatacctatatttaAGGATTTTTCTTAATATTCGCGTGCAATCGCAGACCCCTTTACACGTATCAATTCCAACTGCCAGGAGCAGCCGGACACGCCGTATCCAGTAAGCGCTTGGTATCGATGTTGAAGTCGATCTTGGTGCGTCTTCGGCGAGCAATACTATGGCCGAAGACAATTACAGTTACCTATATTGATCGAGGCCATCCAGTTTGAATTGATCAAAAGCGGTAAGCTGGATGAAGAATATGAACATACATACCTACTTCGGCACTATATGATGAGCTTGATTAGCTAGCGTTTTGACAATCAGAGCACACCAGAGATGTAGATGGTAGGTATTGATATTAACCAACCAGTCCTAGTTCGAAACTGGCAACCCTGGATATCTGAAGCAGATTCTGTTTTCTATTCCATACCACTTTCCATGTGACAATCATGTGTCTACCGGGGGGGAGGCCTTTTAGACACCGACTACCGAGTCTCTACCGATATTCTAGATTCATGCACGACAGGTGAAAATTGGCCCTGGATTACAAGACGTACTCGGAGTATTGGGTCGTATTACGACTAGGAACTGCTGAAAATCTCCGAGGACATCTTTTTGAATTGCCCCCTAGCGGTGGCGGAAGCTGAGGTAAGGCCACCAAGATTTGCTCAGATTCGACGCCGAAAGACTGGTGGGCTGACCAGATCCGTGGTAAGTTTCTTATCTCTCACGTCAGGCGTTTTgggccctcttctttttctcttttctattattatagacAACTACGGCCAATCGTTGGGTTTCCCAACAACCAGGAAACAAGTAAAGGGGGGCAAATGCAAATTGATTTTTCATCTCAGGTTGAGCAACGCCGGGAGGATGGGCGTGCCTGACGGAGCATGGCGAGATGGCGCACGTCTCTCGTGCCAATATTCCCGTTTGTCCGTGGTGCTACCTTGTTTGGTGCCTGTGGCCGCACTGTGCTTCCCGTCGTTTGTGGTGTTTATTGTCTAGACGATTGTGCAGATTCCTTCAGACCGACAGATGGACGAGATGGACGAATGAACGGGCGGGCGTGGTGTTACAAGGCTAGGTATGCAGGGAAATGCACGCAAGCAGCCATCAATCTATGCTTTCACAAAAGCCATCGCCAGGGCTTGTCCTATACAAGCACTGCCAGACAATGCTAGTGCCAGCAGGTACCAaaatactagtagtagtactagcagtatcGTAGCAAGTTCAAAAAGGGGGCCCAAGAGGCCAAGAGAAGGGGATCTGGATGAGACGAGCCGAGATGCGATGGCGATACGATCCAGCCCGAGTTGGCGGTCAACAAGACGGACGGCATTGGCTGATGGGATCAAGTGATCTTGGACGAGAAGTGGCAGGCTTTTCAAATGAATATTCCAGCACGGTCCTTGGGGGCTCTTGGCCACTGTGCCCGCCGGGGCTCCACCTGCATTAGCCGCTGGGACCGCCACGGCGCACCGCTAGTGTCAGCTTTCAGTGCCTGGTAGGCCTGTCTCTGGGGGCACGAAACGGCTCGCATGACCGACGACCGCCAACCTCGACGTCACTCATTGTGGTGGTAGCCGCTGTCACCTGTAGCCTCGTGCAAGGAAGTCTCTTCCATCTGCACCACTGCGTCTCCTTTTTCCAACCTCGCTCTCTCCTCCTTGTGCTGTTGCTATTTATGaaatttttcctttttttctttgcaactttatatatatgtgtgtgcgtatatatatgcctaCATGCTGTAAATATCGTCCATTGCACATGCCCACCTTATATACATAATCGCACGCATCAgctctcccccctccccggcccagccagcagcagcgcacgATCCCTCCGGCCTTGTCCCGCACATCCTCGGCTACCGCCCAGCTACTGCTTTAACCTTAGTAGCTTCCGCGGGGCCGCAATCGCTCGTCGCCACAACTTAAGAGTCAGACGAGGCTTTCAAGCCAGAGACAAAGACACGCTGCCATCTGCGTGTTTGCTGGAATTGTCCATTTTCTTATGCGCCGCGTCTTACGCTTCCTCCAGCAGtgccaccgcagcagcagcttcaccTCGGCCTGCCCTGCAATCCCTCTCTAAACGCAGCCCCTCATCTTGTCTCGCCCTCACAAACCTCTTCCTCTACTACGCACTCCTTGCTACTCTCCCTCTTCACGCTCGGCTCACATTGATTGCGCATCTCGACACCACCTGCCTACGGCGTGTCCCTCTGCATCCGCTGTCCTCTGAAACATCCAattctctcttccatctccggGGGAACGCGCGCGCGCCGCTGCTCCCCCGCCAGCGCCCATCATGTCATGGCGGGCGTCCGAAACCCTGATGGACACCATCCGCCACTATGCCAGGTTTCCAGCAACCGGCGTGAGTCTGCGCCAGATGGTGCAGTTTGGCGATAAGCCGTCCACAGGTGCGttgtcctctctctccttcgcGATGCCTGATCCATTGCCCTGATTGAGTCGTTGCGCCGCTTCAACCTTCAGCCGTGCTGACATCATCGCCTCAGGAACCCTCTTCCGCGCCTCACAGTTTCTTGCCGAGGAGCTGCCCATCCGCCTGGCGCATCGCGTCGAGGAGTTGGAAACCCTGCCCGACGGGCTCAACGACATGCCGTCGGTGCAAAAGGTCAAGGACTGGTATGCCCAATCCTTCGAGGTACGTCTGCGCAACGTGTAATGTCTTGCTTTTGCTGTGCCGAGGCTAATTGCAGTCCGATTCCCCTCCGAACAGGAAATCACCCAGCTGCCTCGACCGAAGCTCGCCAAGGAAACAAAGGAACGACTCATGAAGCCGGCCAAATATGGCTCGCGCGGCTTTGCACAGCTGTCCGAATCAACGCCGAATCCATCCATTGACGAGGGCGAGGCCTCGGGCTGGGGAAACCTCCACCTGAATGCCAATGGTAACGGCCACTCCAATGGCAATGGAAACGGCCATGGAAAGGCCCGATCCGTTGCGCGGAGATACTTTGCGACCGTTGACGACAACGGCGACTGGCCGCCCGAGCTGCAGCTCTACAACCAAAAGTTTGCCCAGTGTCTGCACAAGATCAAGAGGCGGCACGACAGCGTCGTCACTACAATGGCCCAGGGCATCCTGGAGTAcaagcgccgccgccagcgcaTGCAAATCGACTCCAACATCCAGTCCTTCCTCGACCGCTTCTACATGTCCCGCATCGGCATCCGCATGCTCATCGGCCAGCACATTGCCCTGACCGACCAGAGCCACCACCGCGACCCCACCTACGTCGGCGTCATCTGCACCAAGACCAACGTCAAGGAGCTCGCGCAGGAGGCCATTGAGAACGCCCGCTTCGTCTGCGAGGACCACTATGGCCTGTTCGAAGCCCCGCGGATCCAGTTGGTATGCAACCCCAACCTAGACTTCATGTACGTCCCCGGCCATCTGTCGCACATGCTCTTCGAGACCCTCAAGAACTCCCTGCGCGCCGTTGTCGAGACCCACGGCATGGACAAGCAAGAGTTCCCCGTCACCAAGGTCATTGTTGCCGAAGGTAAAGAAGACATCACCATCAAGATCTCCGACGAAGGCGGCGGCATTGCAAGAAGCGCCATTCCCCTCGTATGGACCTACATGTACACCACCGTCGACCGCACACCCAATCTCGATCCAGATTTCGACAAGAGCGACTTCAAGGCCCCCATGGCGGGCTTCGGATACGGCTTGCCCATCTCACGACTATATGCCCGGTACTTTGGCGGCGATTTAAAACTCATCAGCATGGAAGGGTAAGTTCCGCCACTGGTCCTATGATCCTATGACCTGCATGACATGCAGGTCCTCTTCACCGCTAGTTTTGAGAAAATAAATGCGTATACTAACCTatctcccctttttttccccaatcTTAGTTACGGCACCGACGTCTACCTCCACCTTAACCGCCTATCCTCATCGTCAGAACCTCTCCAATAGCAATTAAGCACCGCCCACGCTAGAACCTCCTCGGCGCTCAGCATTCGCAGCAGGCTCAAGAGCAGCTCGCGCGAAGTGACTGAGCGTCGACAGGTGGGGGACGCTGAGGCGGTGGTGAATGCGCCTCCAAGCAGCTTTCTCAACAAGGACGATAAGCAGCTATAAGATtggaattaaaaaaaataaataaaacccAAGTGTGGGGATAATGATGATACCAGGCATcgtcatctctctctctcccttacGCACACTCACGctcacacatacacacacaaacacTAACGTACACTCAATGCGAAACGCTTCAACAACGTGGGAAGTAGAAGATATTCATTCTACCCCCAAAGCCTGCATTGCATTTTCACACAAGCATTGTAGACCGAGCACACACCGTTTTATCTAGCTAGGAGCAGTCCTACAA
The Trichoderma asperellum chromosome 7, complete sequence DNA segment above includes these coding regions:
- a CDS encoding uncharacterized protein (EggNog:ENOG41), with translation MGRRDHDEERPKVLESMKRRTSSGTSAGSRTSPSAFHRRVSNQSQSTRSTSSATRRDSLAGSETPPPLMRSSPSVGSSSYAFSGSSVLSPLRRELDVSRSREGDVRAGKLELARRLSMLAQRLTYGDSMEELMALDSQVNQIEQALGGGISTGSIYGSPPLSRKPRPLNLETPVRKNRNSDMDSSAIFSSPSSLFRNRFPDQMSPTPSSSIMYHDRHDESEEEEAPPPKSGMTAAQSNKIIGELIKLNEELDTVVTNLTARQEESDHIHRLLVERAERAAQRIIFLQNRITYLEDELQENDNELTNLRVCLKAVEIQLPPHPDKELLRSFSVFKEGYRAYKRKRALRSARVSNLGYDSSIASSSSAR
- a CDS encoding uncharacterized protein (TransMembrane:1 (o6-24i)) is translated as MYSASSVNASICLGAAFFSLYSFFSFHRVLRVPENVASPSHLFSPAPRLVIFHVISRYIEPATPRSLNTYIHVAKAAKAITWQSLHRVARPTACFLMGQSPSTNDSLVPAQAVWLTQDLTLIAGAS